Proteins from one Fusobacterium periodonticum 1_1_41FAA genomic window:
- the ylqF gene encoding ribosome biogenesis GTPase YlqF has protein sequence MSMTQINWYPGHMKKTKDLIEENLKLIDVVLEIVDARIPLSSKNPNIASLSKNKKRIIVLNKSDLLEKKELEVWKKYFKEQDFADEVVEMSAETGYNLKKLYEAIEFVSKERKEKLLKKGLKKVSTRIIVLGIPNVGKSRLINRIVGKNSAGVGNKPGFTRGKQWVRIKEGIELLDTPGILWPKFESETVGVNLAISGAIRDEILPIEDVACSLIRKMLKQGRWTSLKDRYKLLEEDRDDEIMENILSKIALRMAMLNKGGELNVLQAAYTLLRDYRAAKLGKFGLDEIKEV, from the coding sequence ATGTCAATGACACAGATTAACTGGTATCCAGGACATATGAAAAAAACTAAGGATTTAATTGAAGAAAATTTAAAACTTATTGATGTAGTTTTAGAAATTGTTGATGCAAGAATACCTTTATCAAGTAAGAATCCTAATATAGCAAGTCTTAGTAAAAATAAAAAAAGAATAATAGTTTTAAATAAGTCTGATTTACTTGAAAAGAAAGAATTAGAAGTATGGAAAAAGTATTTTAAGGAACAAGATTTTGCCGATGAAGTAGTTGAAATGAGTGCTGAAACGGGCTATAATCTAAAAAAGCTTTATGAGGCTATTGAATTTGTTTCTAAAGAAAGAAAAGAAAAATTACTAAAAAAAGGACTTAAAAAGGTTAGTACAAGAATAATAGTTTTAGGAATACCTAATGTAGGAAAATCTAGGCTAATAAACAGAATAGTTGGTAAAAATAGTGCTGGTGTTGGGAATAAACCTGGTTTTACAAGAGGAAAACAATGGGTTAGAATAAAAGAAGGTATAGAGCTTTTAGATACCCCTGGTATACTGTGGCCAAAATTTGAAAGTGAAACTGTAGGAGTTAATCTTGCAATATCAGGTGCTATAAGAGATGAAATACTACCAATAGAAGATGTTGCTTGTTCTCTTATAAGAAAAATGTTAAAACAAGGTAGATGGACAAGTTTAAAAGATAGATATAAACTTTTAGAAGAAGACAGAGATGATGAAATTATGGAAAATATTTTATCGAAGATTGCTTTAAGAATGGCTATGTTAAACAAAGGTGGAGAACTTAATGTTTTACAAGCAGCTTATACACTTCTAAGAGATTATAGAGCGGCTAAGTTAGGTAAATTTGGATTAGATGAAATAAAAGAGGTGTAA
- the rsmI gene encoding 16S rRNA (cytidine(1402)-2'-O)-methyltransferase, whose product MLYIVATPIGNLEDMTFRAIRTLKEVDYIFAEDTRVTRKLLDHYEIKNTVYRYDEHTKQHQVANIINLLKEEKNIALVTDAGTPCISDPGYEVVDEAHKNNIKVVAIPGASALTASASIAGISMRRFCFEGFLPKKKGRQTLLKQLAEEKERTIVIYESPFRIEKTLRDIETFMGKREVVIVREITKIYEEVLRGSTTELIEKLEKNPIKGEIVLLVEGQQKGGNKYVNDTD is encoded by the coding sequence ATGCTATATATAGTTGCAACGCCAATAGGAAATTTAGAAGATATGACTTTTAGAGCTATAAGAACTTTAAAAGAAGTTGACTATATTTTTGCAGAAGACACAAGAGTAACAAGAAAATTATTAGATCACTATGAGATAAAAAATACGGTCTACAGATACGATGAGCATACTAAACAACATCAGGTAGCTAATATAATAAATCTTTTAAAAGAAGAAAAAAATATTGCTTTAGTCACTGATGCAGGAACTCCTTGTATATCTGATCCAGGTTATGAAGTGGTCGATGAAGCTCATAAAAATAATATAAAGGTTGTAGCTATTCCTGGTGCTAGTGCACTAACTGCATCAGCCTCTATTGCAGGTATAAGTATGAGACGTTTTTGTTTTGAAGGGTTTCTACCTAAGAAAAAAGGTAGACAAACTCTTCTAAAACAATTAGCAGAAGAAAAAGAAAGAACTATAGTCATCTATGAATCTCCTTTTAGAATAGAAAAAACTTTAAGAGACATAGAGACTTTTATGGGAAAAAGAGAAGTTGTTATTGTAAGAGAAATAACAAAAATATATGAAGAAGTTTTAAGAGGAAGTACTACTGAACTTATAGAAAAGCTTGAAAAAAATCCTATAAAGGGAGAGATAGTATTGCTTGTTGAAGGGCAACAAAAGGGAGGAAATAAATATGTCAATGACACAGATTAA